One segment of Magnetococcus sp. PR-3 DNA contains the following:
- a CDS encoding putative bifunctional diguanylate cyclase/phosphodiesterase, producing MKKPSKQMLLPAHFPSQWIPVAIVGVDHNGTLHYLNSRARKLLKITEQSSDQKLDIQLFFPELDASRPDFGMADELISCQPGAPLVRFTKTYPYQQTKHPIEVEAYFMIIKEPNEPSWLWVAFHSMEETRHLSDRLESLEAMLIQAKDQLTYYARLVNTLYDNTQEGVLLLDHQGLVQTANEAYSIISGYHWEELLAKPAQLCRSGPCMETHSGLSEILDHVRSDGSWHVQWQNSRRNGELYQEQVRVNLIKDHTGEPQSYVVVVRDLSEQSKQANPTQTATHEDALTGLPNRTLFSDRLQQVLTHARRSSEKVAVILLGLDGFRKVNDSLGHEVGDLILTEMAQRFKKTLRAGDTVARMGSDEFGFITRDLLSTQSILSVLRKIQTTLAEPIKIKETELVFTAGIGISINPDDSTETTTLIRYADSALGRAKASGGDTFTFFTQTMEQSASKRLSLEGRLRKAIEQEELTLFYQPKVSCGDDPQVSGFEALVRWITPEGEIISPGDFIPIAEETGLIIPLGSWVINRTCRDIALLDKKGFPPVVLSANLSPRQFTQEGLVDVVKQALKEHKIPPQRLELEITESTVMGSVDQATALLKELVDLGVHIALDDFGTGYSSLAYLKRFPFHTLKVDRAFVQTVEKDKADQAILEAIVSLARNLGLDVVAEGVENEAQRSFITQSGCHLIQGFYYSKPLPLDEVMTKWDQLSVGDA from the coding sequence ATGAAGAAGCCTTCGAAACAGATGTTGCTGCCTGCTCATTTTCCAAGCCAATGGATTCCTGTGGCCATTGTTGGTGTGGATCATAACGGCACCCTGCACTATTTAAATAGCCGTGCTCGTAAACTCTTAAAAATTACCGAACAGAGCTCAGATCAAAAACTGGACATCCAACTGTTTTTTCCAGAGCTTGACGCCAGTCGCCCTGACTTTGGTATGGCAGATGAGTTGATCTCCTGCCAGCCAGGGGCACCGTTGGTACGCTTTACAAAAACATATCCCTACCAGCAGACAAAGCACCCTATTGAAGTAGAAGCCTACTTCATGATTATAAAAGAACCTAACGAGCCCTCCTGGTTATGGGTTGCTTTTCACTCGATGGAAGAGACCCGGCATTTAAGTGACCGCTTAGAGAGCCTTGAGGCTATGCTGATTCAGGCCAAAGATCAGCTGACCTACTACGCACGCTTGGTTAATACCCTCTATGATAATACCCAAGAGGGGGTCTTGTTACTGGATCATCAAGGTTTGGTTCAAACCGCCAATGAAGCCTACAGCATTATCAGTGGTTACCATTGGGAAGAGCTACTGGCTAAGCCAGCACAACTTTGCCGAAGTGGCCCGTGTATGGAGACCCACTCAGGATTAAGTGAAATCCTAGATCATGTGCGATCGGATGGCAGTTGGCATGTTCAGTGGCAAAACAGCCGTCGAAATGGTGAACTCTATCAAGAACAAGTTCGTGTCAACTTGATCAAAGATCACACAGGGGAACCACAAAGTTATGTGGTGGTGGTTAGAGACCTAAGCGAACAGAGCAAACAGGCCAACCCAACCCAGACAGCAACCCATGAGGATGCTTTAACCGGGTTACCTAACCGCACCCTGTTTTCTGACCGTCTTCAGCAGGTATTGACCCACGCCCGACGCAGCAGTGAAAAAGTAGCTGTTATCCTTTTAGGGTTGGATGGGTTCCGTAAGGTCAATGACTCATTAGGACATGAGGTGGGTGACCTTATTCTTACTGAAATGGCCCAACGTTTTAAAAAAACCCTACGTGCGGGTGATACGGTCGCACGGATGGGCAGTGATGAGTTTGGCTTTATTACTCGTGATCTTCTCTCAACCCAATCCATTTTGTCCGTTCTGCGAAAAATTCAAACCACCCTTGCAGAACCCATAAAAATTAAAGAGACAGAGCTGGTCTTTACAGCTGGCATCGGTATTAGTATCAACCCTGATGACAGTACAGAAACCACGACTTTAATTCGCTATGCCGACTCTGCGTTAGGTCGTGCTAAAGCCAGTGGTGGAGATACCTTTACCTTCTTCACCCAAACGATGGAGCAGAGCGCTTCCAAGCGCTTGAGCTTGGAAGGTCGTTTACGTAAAGCGATTGAGCAGGAAGAACTTACACTCTTTTATCAACCTAAAGTGAGCTGTGGCGATGATCCACAGGTCTCAGGCTTTGAAGCTCTGGTACGCTGGATTACCCCAGAAGGTGAAATTATCTCACCAGGAGATTTTATTCCCATTGCAGAAGAGACGGGGCTCATTATTCCTTTGGGCAGTTGGGTTATTAACCGAACCTGTCGTGATATTGCCTTGTTGGATAAAAAAGGCTTTCCACCTGTGGTGCTTTCGGCCAATTTATCCCCCAGACAGTTCACCCAGGAAGGATTGGTCGATGTCGTTAAACAGGCCCTGAAAGAGCATAAAATCCCCCCTCAGCGGCTGGAATTAGAGATAACAGAAAGCACCGTTATGGGGAGTGTGGATCAAGCCACTGCACTGTTGAAAGAACTGGTTGATCTTGGTGTTCATATCGCCCTGGATGACTTCGGTACCGGCTATTCATCTCTGGCCTACCTGAAGCGGTTCCCCTTTCATACACTTAAAGTTGACCGTGCTTTTGTGCAGACCGTAGAAAAAGATAAAGCAGACCAGGCTATTTTGGAGGCGATCGTCTCCCTAGCCCGAAACTTAGGGTTAGATGTGGTTGCAGAAGGGGTTGAAAATGAAGCCCAGCGCTCATTCATCACCCAGTCGGGCTGTCATCTGATACAAGGCTTTTACTACAGCAAGCCACTACCGTTGGATGAAGTTATGACAAAATGGGATCAGTTAAGCGTAGGGGATGCTTAA
- a CDS encoding dimethyl sulfoxide reductase anchor subunit family protein produces MKPAYSVVFLTTLIGAGQGLATSVVTTQTFAKASGIDVAASGYYGMGAIAALGLLVLGLFASLFHLSHPGRGWRAATRWRTSWLSKEVLLLPVVMGLVFIYAALHYLNLDFVADLGFAKVECSLLIGWLTIAAAMLLFVATGMIYASVRFFPEWNTPLTVFNFILMGLSSGFVAGVVYAYTTGNEKIIALNVTLAVILTALAMVVRIWTVLRNGKLGEAMTLRSAIGYHHPNIQQKSMGFMAGSFNTKEFFHGKHPLTLLVVKWMAIGIAFPTTLMFLAIGATMNLQDLLIFTFAFQMLGLFMERWYFLADATHIQNVYYQKVG; encoded by the coding sequence ATGAAACCGGCATATTCCGTCGTTTTTCTCACCACCTTAATCGGTGCAGGCCAAGGCCTAGCGACCTCGGTGGTAACGACTCAAACTTTTGCCAAAGCCAGCGGCATTGATGTCGCAGCGAGTGGCTACTATGGAATGGGTGCCATTGCTGCACTGGGCTTACTTGTGCTCGGTCTCTTTGCTTCACTATTCCACCTAAGCCACCCAGGTCGTGGCTGGCGTGCCGCTACCCGTTGGCGCACATCATGGCTCTCGAAAGAGGTGCTATTACTGCCAGTGGTTATGGGTTTGGTCTTTATTTATGCGGCCTTGCACTACCTCAATCTGGATTTTGTGGCAGATCTAGGTTTTGCCAAAGTTGAGTGCTCTTTACTCATCGGGTGGCTGACCATTGCTGCGGCCATGTTGTTGTTTGTTGCAACCGGTATGATCTACGCCTCGGTACGTTTTTTCCCAGAGTGGAATACACCCCTGACGGTTTTCAACTTTATCCTCATGGGTTTATCTTCAGGGTTCGTCGCCGGTGTGGTTTATGCCTACACGACAGGTAATGAGAAGATCATTGCCCTTAATGTGACACTGGCTGTCATACTGACCGCATTGGCCATGGTGGTACGTATCTGGACGGTACTGCGTAACGGTAAGCTCGGTGAGGCTATGACCCTACGTAGTGCCATTGGCTACCATCATCCCAATATTCAGCAAAAATCCATGGGCTTCATGGCGGGTTCTTTTAATACCAAGGAGTTCTTCCATGGTAAGCACCCCCTAACCTTGCTTGTGGTTAAGTGGATGGCGATTGGCATTGCCTTCCCGACCACCCTGATGTTCCTCGCCATTGGTGCCACCATGAACCTGCAAGATCTATTGATCTTTACCTTTGCATTCCAAATGCTCGGTTTGTTCATGGAACGTTGGTACTTCTTGGCTGATGCGACACACATACAGAATGTCTACTACCAGAAGGTTGGCTAA
- a CDS encoding GNAT family N-acetyltransferase has product MEVVSVLGKKEWKRVIKAGDRVFIGSNAASPVAVVDQLLAHIDQFHDIELTHILTLGDTPWAEEKYKDHLRLNSLFLGRGPREAVRDGYADYTPSFLSEVPALFEEGILPLDVAIIQVTPPDVNGYCSLGVSVDVVSSAVRHAKHVIAQINAYMPRTFGESFIHINQIDYAVEINTPVVELPLQKVDDVSHRIGQYVSMLVEDGSCLQLGIGSIPNGVLASLNQHNDLGLHSEMISDGVIDLLQSGNINNRFKNTQRGRSVTSFCMGTKRIYDYVDENPHIEFLPSEYVNNPATIGKNDQVVAINSAIEVDLTGQVVSDSVGHRFYSGIGGQVDFIRGANLSKGGRPIIALPSTTKDGTISRIVPFIAEGSGVVTSRGDVHYVVTEYGIASLRGKSIRERALELIQVAHPDFRDWLLEKVRDHFWVPSYQKVHGTSLKEFGEVEMEKVELKIDGHFFLRPLHPSDERHLQEFFYSHTQETKLLRYRFNPEQMSREKAYSLVNVDQDKDPALCIIRKEGVIEQIEAVGRYYYIPEVNLGEVAFVVRETMRGNGLAQTLIKRLSEIAKQRGIRRMVAYVRPENTPMLKALEKMNFVRAPSDDPMEVCMGYDLDPE; this is encoded by the coding sequence ATGGAAGTGGTTTCAGTTCTTGGTAAGAAAGAGTGGAAACGGGTCATTAAGGCAGGCGATCGTGTGTTTATAGGCTCTAATGCTGCAAGCCCTGTCGCTGTTGTTGATCAACTTCTTGCCCATATTGATCAATTCCATGATATTGAGCTAACCCATATTCTCACCTTGGGGGATACCCCATGGGCAGAAGAAAAATATAAAGATCATCTCCGTCTCAACTCTCTTTTTCTAGGCCGTGGCCCAAGAGAGGCCGTACGAGATGGTTATGCCGATTACACGCCCTCCTTTCTTTCAGAGGTACCTGCGCTGTTTGAGGAGGGTATTCTTCCTCTAGATGTTGCAATCATTCAAGTTACCCCACCGGATGTAAACGGGTACTGCTCTCTAGGTGTTTCAGTGGATGTTGTCTCCAGCGCAGTTCGCCATGCCAAGCATGTTATCGCACAAATCAATGCGTATATGCCACGAACCTTTGGGGAGAGTTTTATCCATATTAATCAGATCGATTATGCAGTTGAGATCAATACCCCAGTTGTAGAACTCCCCCTACAAAAGGTTGATGATGTCAGCCATCGAATCGGCCAATACGTCTCCATGTTGGTCGAAGATGGAAGCTGCTTACAATTGGGTATTGGCAGTATTCCCAATGGAGTGTTAGCAAGCCTGAATCAACATAATGATTTGGGTCTGCATAGTGAGATGATTAGTGATGGTGTGATTGATCTACTGCAGAGTGGTAATATTAACAATCGCTTCAAAAACACCCAACGTGGCCGTAGTGTGACCTCATTCTGTATGGGCACCAAACGCATCTATGACTATGTCGATGAAAATCCCCACATTGAATTTTTACCCTCAGAATATGTGAACAACCCAGCAACCATTGGTAAGAATGATCAGGTGGTCGCCATTAACTCTGCCATTGAGGTCGATCTAACCGGACAGGTGGTCTCAGACTCGGTTGGTCATCGGTTTTATAGCGGTATTGGTGGCCAAGTGGACTTCATTCGTGGTGCGAACCTCAGTAAAGGCGGGCGCCCCATTATCGCCCTGCCCTCCACGACTAAAGATGGGACCATCTCACGTATTGTGCCCTTTATTGCAGAAGGCTCAGGGGTCGTAACCTCGCGAGGGGATGTACATTATGTTGTGACAGAGTATGGGATCGCTTCATTAAGGGGGAAAAGTATCCGTGAACGTGCTTTGGAGTTGATCCAGGTCGCACATCCAGATTTCCGGGATTGGCTACTGGAAAAAGTCCGGGATCATTTTTGGGTACCAAGTTATCAAAAGGTTCATGGCACTTCTTTGAAGGAGTTTGGAGAAGTGGAAATGGAAAAAGTTGAACTGAAAATTGATGGACACTTTTTCTTACGCCCCCTACACCCCTCGGATGAACGCCATCTGCAGGAGTTTTTCTACTCACATACTCAGGAAACCAAACTTCTGCGCTACCGGTTTAACCCGGAACAGATGTCTCGTGAAAAAGCGTACTCTCTGGTCAATGTTGATCAGGACAAAGACCCCGCGCTCTGCATTATCCGTAAAGAAGGTGTGATCGAACAAATTGAAGCGGTAGGACGTTACTACTACATACCGGAAGTTAATTTAGGGGAAGTTGCATTTGTCGTCCGTGAAACCATGCGTGGCAATGGCTTGGCCCAAACCCTGATCAAACGGTTATCTGAAATTGCCAAACAGCGTGGCATACGCCGTATGGTGGCCTATGTACGTCCTGAAAACACCCCGATGCTCAAAGCCCTGGAGAAAATGAACTTCGTCCGGGCCCCTTCGGATGATCCAATGGAAGTCTGCATGGGATACGATCTGGACCCAGAATAA
- a CDS encoding 4Fe-4S dicluster domain-containing protein, with product MTQLALVIDLNICVGCHACVTSCKSWNTSGWAGPLTDVNPYGEDPHGTFFNRVQTFEAGSFPDTETIHFPKSCLHCEDAPCVPVCPTEASYKREEDGIVLVDYDKCIGCKYCSWNCPYGMREFDPGEKVMKKCTLCVDRIYDEKLPEAERKPSCVMACPAGARVFGDVHDPDSQASQQIRENGGFQLMPELGTQPANHYLPRRRNHADIKEEDVIRGDNPMAEEKSSL from the coding sequence ATGACCCAACTGGCTCTAGTGATCGATCTGAATATCTGTGTGGGATGCCACGCCTGCGTAACCAGCTGTAAAAGTTGGAACACCTCAGGTTGGGCAGGTCCGCTGACCGACGTTAACCCTTATGGAGAAGATCCCCACGGGACCTTCTTCAACCGGGTTCAAACGTTTGAAGCGGGCTCCTTCCCAGATACGGAGACCATTCACTTTCCCAAAAGCTGCCTCCATTGTGAGGATGCCCCCTGCGTGCCGGTCTGCCCCACTGAGGCCAGCTACAAGCGCGAAGAGGATGGCATTGTACTGGTCGACTACGATAAGTGTATCGGCTGCAAGTACTGCTCCTGGAACTGCCCTTATGGCATGCGGGAGTTCGATCCCGGTGAGAAGGTGATGAAAAAATGCACCCTCTGCGTGGATCGTATCTATGATGAAAAACTGCCGGAAGCAGAACGTAAGCCATCATGTGTCATGGCTTGCCCTGCAGGCGCCCGGGTCTTTGGTGATGTGCATGACCCAGACTCTCAGGCTTCCCAGCAGATCCGTGAGAATGGCGGCTTCCAGCTGATGCCTGAGCTGGGTACCCAACCGGCCAACCACTATCTACCTCGCCGCCGCAACCATGCGGATATCAAAGAGGAAGATGTGATCCGGGGGGATAACCCGATGGCTGAAGAGAAGTCATCCCTCTGA
- a CDS encoding ATP-binding protein, with product MVRHMVSTTLSKRLSIQVFVVAFVLALLASVIQITTDLSRERERIDRTVTQILEMMSHSAALASYQLDKQLAEEVMDSLFAYGPIRWAALRDDFGHELASRSALHDTHVTDTLALWLLGEQTDFQQPLEIHKPKQQAVGLLTVQLDGPRIAEDFLVRASLTILDTMFRTIGLAFILTLLFHLRLTKPLKVMIDDLDHTGPHDATRTGIHPPAGHENDELGELAAHMHTMLTQYRQVLGESLHNEARLRAVVNALPDLVFLVSKEGRCLEILTTHEELLRNYALQTPGHTLEGLFVHDQAEHLTEAISRTLITGRLQTLTFTIIGREKAYTFEARLTPFGQSGSQQPDSVVMVARDITTQQDAVNQLKDQLHFQNVLLDNIPTPVFHKDSNGRYLGCNKAFEDVLGLESAQLVGKTVFDIVPPDLARHYDQTDQFLFLNGGKQSYETVLTYADGLRHDIILNKGVFYNNNGEVAGLVGVIQDITDRKGMENQLRQARKMEAVGTLAGGIAHDFNNILSAILGFTELTFNQVPEESRAYRNLKQVYDAGNRARDLVKRLLDFSRPSDEGMVAMDPITVIREALTLLRATLPSSIQIVTDVPKMEVLVRADPTQLQQVLMNLCTNAARAMRKDQGGTLTVTLQRRDLQDDLPSALKKGSYICTSVRDSGCGIPSHHLEHIFDPFFTTSKLGEGTGLGLSVVHGIVHKHGGTVTVESEVGVGSVFHVYLPTLEKEFDQPTLTPPSNRGEIPQGIPEASIMLVDDEPDVLEAAQMQLKRAGFYVQPFPNPLQAWEAFQSQPDAFDLIITDHNMPGMVGSQLAKQALSVREDIPIILCTGYSEELDEDQAIKMGIQAYLMKPLLGKELVQEATRLLTPTPKRDLPDDG from the coding sequence ATGGTCCGACATATGGTGAGTACTACCCTAAGTAAACGGCTCTCCATTCAGGTTTTTGTGGTTGCTTTTGTGCTGGCACTTCTAGCGAGTGTGATCCAAATTACAACGGATCTTAGCCGTGAACGGGAGCGCATCGATCGGACTGTCACCCAAATTCTGGAAATGATGTCTCACTCTGCCGCTTTGGCCTCCTATCAACTGGATAAACAGTTGGCTGAAGAGGTCATGGATAGTCTCTTTGCCTATGGTCCTATCCGCTGGGCTGCACTGCGGGATGACTTTGGCCATGAATTGGCATCACGCTCAGCGCTGCACGATACCCATGTCACCGATACCCTGGCGCTTTGGTTATTGGGGGAACAAACTGATTTTCAGCAACCTTTGGAAATACATAAACCCAAACAGCAGGCTGTAGGGTTGTTGACTGTACAGCTAGATGGGCCTCGCATTGCTGAGGATTTTCTAGTCAGAGCCTCTCTGACTATTCTGGATACGATGTTTCGCACCATTGGTCTGGCATTTATTCTTACACTTTTGTTCCATCTTAGACTGACCAAACCCCTCAAGGTCATGATTGATGACCTTGACCATACAGGACCCCATGACGCGACACGTACCGGCATTCACCCCCCTGCTGGCCATGAAAATGATGAGCTTGGAGAGCTGGCTGCCCATATGCACACCATGCTTACCCAATACCGGCAAGTATTGGGGGAAAGCCTTCATAATGAAGCGCGTTTACGTGCCGTAGTTAATGCACTACCTGACTTGGTTTTTCTGGTGAGTAAAGAAGGCCGGTGTCTAGAGATCCTCACCACCCACGAGGAGCTGTTACGAAACTATGCGCTACAAACTCCAGGCCATACCCTGGAAGGATTGTTTGTACATGATCAGGCAGAACATCTCACCGAAGCGATCTCCCGAACCCTGATTACAGGCCGGCTCCAGACTTTAACATTTACCATCATAGGCCGTGAAAAAGCCTATACGTTTGAGGCACGCCTAACCCCCTTTGGACAGAGCGGAAGTCAACAGCCAGACTCTGTCGTGATGGTGGCTAGGGATATTACGACTCAGCAAGATGCTGTCAATCAACTGAAAGATCAACTCCACTTCCAAAATGTTCTGCTGGATAATATTCCAACACCGGTCTTCCACAAAGATAGTAATGGACGCTACCTTGGGTGTAATAAAGCTTTTGAGGATGTCCTAGGTCTGGAAAGTGCACAATTGGTCGGGAAAACCGTTTTTGACATCGTTCCTCCTGACCTTGCCCGTCATTACGATCAAACCGACCAGTTTCTGTTTCTCAATGGTGGCAAGCAATCCTACGAAACGGTACTTACCTACGCCGATGGTCTGCGCCATGACATCATCCTTAATAAAGGTGTCTTCTATAACAACAATGGCGAAGTGGCTGGTCTTGTCGGTGTTATTCAAGATATTACCGACCGAAAAGGTATGGAAAATCAGCTACGTCAAGCCCGTAAAATGGAAGCTGTGGGTACCTTAGCAGGTGGAATCGCTCATGATTTTAACAATATACTCAGTGCCATCCTGGGCTTTACAGAACTGACCTTCAATCAGGTTCCAGAAGAGAGCCGAGCCTATCGAAACCTAAAACAGGTCTATGATGCTGGCAATCGTGCCCGGGATCTGGTTAAGCGCTTGTTAGATTTTAGTCGCCCTTCTGATGAAGGGATGGTGGCCATGGATCCGATTACAGTGATCCGCGAAGCCCTAACATTACTACGTGCAACCCTACCCAGCTCCATTCAAATCGTAACAGATGTACCTAAAATGGAGGTGCTGGTTCGAGCAGACCCTACCCAGCTCCAACAGGTGCTCATGAATCTTTGTACCAACGCTGCCCGTGCCATGCGTAAAGATCAAGGCGGAACACTGACCGTCACCTTACAGCGTAGAGACCTTCAGGACGATCTGCCTAGTGCGCTAAAAAAGGGTAGCTATATCTGTACATCCGTACGGGATAGTGGTTGTGGTATTCCTTCCCACCATCTAGAACATATTTTTGATCCTTTTTTCACAACCAGTAAGCTCGGGGAAGGCACAGGCTTGGGTCTCTCTGTGGTTCATGGGATTGTCCATAAACATGGAGGAACCGTAACGGTAGAGAGTGAAGTTGGGGTCGGCAGTGTTTTTCATGTATATCTACCCACTCTGGAAAAAGAGTTTGATCAACCAACGCTAACACCGCCGAGTAATCGTGGGGAAATTCCACAAGGTATACCTGAAGCCAGTATTATGCTGGTGGATGATGAACCAGATGTCTTGGAAGCCGCACAGATGCAACTCAAACGGGCTGGTTTTTATGTACAACCCTTCCCAAACCCATTGCAGGCATGGGAGGCCTTTCAGTCACAGCCAGATGCCTTTGATCTGATCATCACCGATCATAATATGCCAGGCATGGTTGGCTCGCAGTTGGCCAAACAGGCTCTCTCTGTGCGGGAAGATATCCCAATTATTCTCTGCACCGGTTATAGTGAAGAGTTGGATGAAGATCAGGCCATAAAGATGGGCATACAAGCGTACTTAATGAAACCCCTGCTTGGTAAAGAGCTTGTTCAAGAAGCAACCCGCTTGCTGACACCAACACCAAAGAGAGATCTACCCGATGATGGGTAA
- a CDS encoding NapC/NirT family cytochrome c, which translates to MRWLKSLWQLLRQPSSKYPLGILVAVGGVAGILFIGTLQFGLATTNSLEFCVSCHSMQFPYEEYKDSPHYRNPSGVRATCADCHVPHDKDLTGWIDKMIAKVMAAKDVYHEILGTASTKEKFEAHRWTMANRVWDKMRERGSKECLHCHNFEFMDFGEQDRMASKRHKRAVENGKHCIDCHKGIAHEEPEEPEEEEKS; encoded by the coding sequence ATGCGTTGGTTGAAATCTTTGTGGCAACTCCTGCGTCAACCCAGCAGTAAATATCCCTTAGGGATTTTAGTTGCTGTGGGTGGTGTGGCTGGCATTCTGTTTATTGGTACACTTCAGTTTGGTCTGGCGACGACCAATAGTCTGGAGTTTTGTGTCTCCTGCCACTCTATGCAGTTCCCCTATGAAGAGTATAAGGACTCCCCACACTATCGTAATCCCTCAGGTGTGCGTGCCACATGTGCTGACTGTCATGTACCCCATGATAAAGATCTAACAGGGTGGATTGACAAAATGATTGCCAAGGTCATGGCAGCCAAGGATGTCTACCATGAGATCTTAGGAACCGCCAGTACCAAAGAGAAGTTCGAGGCGCACCGCTGGACCATGGCGAACCGCGTATGGGACAAAATGCGTGAGCGTGGTTCTAAAGAGTGTCTGCACTGCCATAACTTTGAGTTCATGGACTTTGGTGAACAAGACCGCATGGCCAGTAAGCGACACAAACGAGCCGTGGAAAATGGTAAGCACTGCATCGACTGTCATAAAGGTATTGCTCACGAAGAACCTGAAGAGCCTGAAGAGGAAGAAAAGAGCTAA
- a CDS encoding STAS domain-containing protein, with the protein MSVHVVRNGDVVNVFLRGFFNHSLLNSFSDALHPHMQAEKMVIFMGGLTGMDGTGLGLLAALRQNFGPEKHIILASPPKHIENYLTNHQLHRCFTLTTPF; encoded by the coding sequence ATGTCTGTACATGTTGTGCGAAATGGTGACGTTGTTAATGTCTTTCTACGTGGTTTTTTTAACCATTCACTTTTAAACAGCTTTAGCGATGCTCTACATCCACATATGCAGGCAGAAAAAATGGTTATTTTTATGGGTGGGTTAACAGGCATGGATGGTACTGGCCTGGGGTTACTGGCCGCTTTACGGCAAAATTTTGGCCCTGAGAAACATATTATTTTGGCCTCTCCCCCTAAGCATATTGAGAATTATCTAACCAATCATCAACTCCACCGTTGCTTTACACTCACCACACCCTTTTAA
- a CDS encoding SO_0444 family Cu/Zn efflux transporter, whose product MPIFWGATIGAPYPLCSCSVIPMALALRKQGASKSSTVSFLVATPETGVDSILVSWIMLGPWLTVIRPVSAIFCAIFAGLLTWWWQHYRTRAVVTAPATAVSLPVQSSSISVVSQNLESGGCCSNSSCCDDNAVPLPEIFWQRNLYGVRYAINDLFDDLALWIFAGLLLAAVVLMLVPPGQLSYLAGWGVTGLFVVMLMSVPIYVCATASTPLAAAMLHAGISPGMALVFLLTGPATSMVTLALLGKELGRATLVTYLVGIGMGGILCGVVTDWLFKRMAWPVTFTPLASEAGINAFGLIGVQWLSTALFLSMVLRFLWKSYR is encoded by the coding sequence ATACCCATTTTTTGGGGCGCGACAATCGGTGCCCCTTACCCCCTATGTTCGTGTAGTGTTATTCCCATGGCCCTTGCCTTACGTAAGCAAGGGGCCTCAAAAAGTTCCACCGTCTCTTTTCTAGTGGCTACCCCTGAAACAGGTGTTGATTCCATACTTGTTTCATGGATTATGCTGGGGCCTTGGCTAACGGTGATCCGTCCTGTTTCAGCCATATTTTGCGCCATTTTTGCGGGGCTTCTTACCTGGTGGTGGCAACATTATCGTACCCGTGCTGTGGTCACTGCGCCTGCAACGGCTGTTTCTCTTCCCGTTCAATCTTCTAGCATATCTGTTGTTTCTCAAAATCTAGAATCTGGTGGATGTTGCAGTAACAGCAGCTGCTGTGATGATAATGCCGTGCCGTTACCGGAAATATTCTGGCAACGTAATCTTTACGGTGTTCGTTATGCCATCAATGATCTCTTTGATGATCTGGCGTTATGGATTTTTGCGGGGTTACTCTTAGCTGCTGTGGTTCTTATGCTGGTTCCTCCAGGTCAACTCTCTTACCTTGCAGGGTGGGGCGTAACCGGACTTTTTGTCGTGATGCTTATGAGTGTCCCGATCTATGTCTGTGCCACAGCTTCAACACCGTTGGCTGCCGCGATGTTGCATGCGGGTATATCACCAGGTATGGCGTTGGTCTTTTTATTGACAGGTCCCGCAACCAGTATGGTCACCCTGGCATTATTAGGTAAAGAGTTGGGCCGTGCGACCCTGGTGACCTATCTGGTCGGTATTGGCATGGGTGGCATTCTTTGTGGTGTGGTCACGGATTGGCTTTTTAAACGTATGGCATGGCCTGTAACCTTTACACCCCTCGCTTCAGAAGCGGGTATCAATGCGTTCGGCTTGATCGGAGTTCAGTGGCTGAGTACCGCTCTCTTTTTATCGATGGTGCTTCGGTTTCTCTGGAAGTCTTACCGATAA